CATGCTGCGACTGGCCGAGGACGGGAATATTGAACTGGATTTTGGAAACGGGGACCGCAAGAACGGCAACGGAGAGCAGGGGGAAAAGAGCGAGGCGGCAACGGTGGATTTCACGGGCAAGGAGCCCCTGGGCAAATGTCCCAAGTGCGGTGGGCGGGTTTTTGATGCGGGCATGTCGTACCTGTGCGAGAAGGCCGCAGGGCCGGAGAAGACCTGCGATTTCCGCACCGGCGCCGTCATTTTGCAGCGCAAGATTGCGCCGGAGGAAATGCGCCGTTTGCTGGCCGAGGGCAGGACGGAGCTGCTCAAAGGGTTTGTGTCCAAACGCAACGGGCGAGCCTTTGACGCGCACCTGGTGCTGGGCAAGGATGGCGCGGTGGGTTTCGAATTTGCCGCGCGCCCGGCGCGGGCCAAGGCCCGGGCCAAATCCGCGGAGCAGCCGCCGCCGCCGAAGCTGGATTTCAGCGGCCAGCGGCCCCTGGGAAAATGTCCGCGCTGCGGCGGGAAGGTGTTTGAAGGCCCCGAGGCTTACGTGTGCGAGCGAAGCCAGTTGGCCAGCCGCGCCTGCAAATTCAAAGTGGGCAAGGTCATTTTGCAACAACCGCTGGAGGCCGCCCAGGTCATCAAGTTGCTGCAGGATCGGCGCACTGACGTGTTGAGCGGCTTTATTTCCAAAAAGACGGGCAAGCCCTTCAAGGCAGCGCTGGTGCTGGATGAAAAAGAGCGCGTGAGTTTTGAGTTTCCCGAGCGCGAGCCGGCCTCCCCGAGCGCCTCGTGACAAACTCTGTTTCGTCCGTGGGGGCGGGTGTATTTGCCGCCGGGCAAATACCGCATTATCTTGGCGGGCATGACGAAGATTGTTCTCTGGATCTATGTGGTGCTGCTCGTGGCGGGTGGCTTCATAGGGTATCTCAAGGCCGGCAGCCTGATTTCGCTGGTGACTTCGACGGCTTTCGCCATTCCCCTGGCGCTGTGCGCGCTGGGCATTTTGCCGATGTGGGTGGGGCGGCTGTTGACGGCGGTGCTGGTGGGATTTTTTGCCTTCCGTCTGTATAAGACGGGCAAATTCATGCCGGCGGGCATGATGGCGGTGGTATCGGCGATTGTTCTGCTGCTGCTTTTCCTGCTGTGAACCGTTACGGCAGCATCACTCGAATTTGCGGGCTTCGCGGGCGGCACATTCCGGGCAAAGGGCGCGATTGAAGCGGATATTGGCGTGTTCAGCGAAATAGGCGTCCACCTGCTGCCAATAATTGTCATCGTTGCGGACTTTCTTGCACATGACACAAATGGGCAGCAGCCCCTGCAGGCGTTTGACATGACTCATGGCCTGCTCCAGCTCGCGGATGCGAGTGCGTAATTCCTCCTGCAGTTGAACCACGCGCAGGCCCACCCGCACACGGGCTTCAAGTTCCACGGGGTTGAAAGGCTTGGTGAGGTAGTCATTGGCGCCGGCCTCCAGACCGGCCACGATGTGCTCCGGCTGACTGAGACCGGTGACCAGGATCAGGTAGAGGTGGCGCAGGGCAGGCACGTTGCGCACCCGACGGCAGATTTCGTCGCCGTCCACGCCGGGCATGCGCCAGTCCAGCACCGCGAGAAGGGGGCGATTCTCGGCCTGCAGCGCCTCCCAAGCCATCTCGCCATCGGGACAGGAAACCACTGACAACCCCATGCGTTTCAAGATGGTCTCCAGCATTTCGCGCGAGGCGAGGTCATCTTCAGCCAGCAACACTTTCATAAAGATGGGGTGATTAAAAAAATGGAGCGGGCGATGGGAATCGAACCCACGTGTGAAGCTTGGAAGGCTTCCGTTCTACCATTGAACTACGCCCGCACGACTTGTAAAAGATAATCGCCCCGGCCTGGGGGACAATAAAAAATTTTGTGGCCGGCCCGAAGGACAAGCCGGGGTATGTTCTGTCCAGCGCCTGCTCACCACCACACGTCAATGGTTTTAACGGGAGAGGGGTTCATGTCATAGCGCATTTGGAGGCGTTGCAACTGGGCGCGCAGTCTGGCTCGGCGCTCGGCCCTTTCCGCGGGGCTGAGGGCCAGCTCCTCCGGGGCGTCGGGCATGCCGGCGGCCTTGAGCTGCCGGGATTCCATTTGCACCCAGCGCCAAAGTCCCATGACGTAAGTATAGCGCTCGTAACGGTTGGGCTCGATGGCCCCCAGTTCCAACGGCAGGCGGCCATAGGGTTGCCCCAGCTTGAGATAGCCGATGGTGTCAAAACGCGCGGGATCGGCGGGGGGATTGGGCGAGCCGGTGCAATCAATGTACACCAAGCCTTTGTCGGTGGTTTGAAATGCGTTCAGGGCATGGCCAGGGCCGCGCTGGAAACGGACGCCCACGAGGGCACAACGAATGCCGGCAGCCTCGGCAGCGTTGTGAAGCGCCACCGCGAATTCGGTGCAGGCAAACTGGCCCGTGCGGTAAGGTAATTGATTGACCTGGTTGCTTTGCACAAAGGCCAACACCTGCTGGAAGGGCACGTCTCTGGCCTGGGGGTTGTTGCGCAAGGTGACAGGTTGCCCCTGGGCATCCACCAGCCGCCAACCCTGCCGGGAAATCAGCCAGGGCGATTCCACCAGCGCAGCGGCGGCTTTGGCTGCCTCGAGTCCTGAGGAGACCGCGAAGGCAATCAGCAAAGCGTGGAGCCAGCGTGGCACATTACTAATTTAATGCCGGGGCTGCAGGACAGCAAACCCTCACGGCATCGAGATCGCGAATTTCCTCATGCCCAGTAGAGGTGGTTCAGGTTGGGGAAGAGATTGTCGGTCCCTTCGAGGCGTTTGAGGTAATTTTCGGAGACGCGCGTGGCGGTAAGCTGTTCATGGAGAGCGATGAAGCGCAGGAGGTGATCCTTGACCCGGCGCCGGGCATAATCGGGGCTGGTGCCAGTGCGAAGGATGAAGGGCCAGTCACTGGCCTGGGCCAGCAACAGCTCGCGGGCGGCCTGCTGCAAGGCGCGCAGGGTCACTCCTTCGGCGGAGGGGAAGCGGCGGGCCAGTTGGGTCATGCGTTCCTGCGCCACGTGCAGGTGGGGCAGAATCCATTGGTTGGATTCATTAAGCCAGAGCTTGCAATAGCCTTCCTCGCCCCAGCTTGAGGTGCTGGGAGTGGCGATCTGATGGGTGGGATGGCGGCGCAGGTACTGGCTGGGGGTGATCAATTCAATTTGATGTTGGTCGCAGCACAGTTTGCGGACGTAGAAATCAAGGAATTGCGGGCCTTCATACCACCAATGGCCAAACAATTCGGCGTCATAGGGGGAGACAATGAGGGGGGGCAGGTCCATGACGGTGGCCAGCTCGGCAATTTGTTTCTGACGGGATTCCAGAAAATGAGCGGCGTGGGCGGCGGCGGCATCGCGGGCCGCGGCGGGTTGATAGACCAATTTGTGCGGCGTATCGCCGGTGATCTGGTAGTATTTGAAGCCTGTGAAACCGCGCAGGTCAGGACTGGGCAGATAAGGGCGCACGTAATCGAAATCGAGGTCGTAGCCGATGTCGCGGTAGAAGTCGCGATAACGGGGATCGCCCGGATAGCCCTCATGGCGGCTCCAAACCTGCCGGGCAGAATCCAAATCCCGGCCAAAGGCGGCAATACAGTTGGGGGTGTAGAGTGGGGCGAATACGCCGTAACGGGGCCGGGGCTGAGCGTGCAGCACGCCATGGGTATCCAGGATGAACCAGCGGATGTTGGCTTCCTGGAGCACTTTTTCCACGCCGGGGGCGTAGGCACATTCAGGGAGCCAAACACCCCGCGGTTCACACCCGAAACATTCGCGGTAATAATCCCGCCCGATGAGCAGTTGAGCCCGCACGGAAGGGGGATGCTGAGCCAACAGAGGGAGGAGGGCATGCGTGGCGGCGCAGGCAACCAACTCCACGCGGCCCTCGTTTTGCAGGCGGGCAAAGGCTGCGACCAAGTCCCCCTGGCAGGCCTGCCATAACTCGCGGGCGCGGCTCAGGCGATGATGGTACATCCAGGCCAGCTCATGGAAAGCACGATCCCAATGCGTGCGATGAATTTCCTTCTCGGCCAGCTCAATCAAGCCGTTGAGGTGGCGTTCATAGCGGGAGCGAAGGAGGGAATCCCGCAGCATGGCACAGAGGGTGGGAGAAAGGTTGAGGGTGAGAGGTGCATTCAAACCGTCCCGTTGCCAGCCTTGAATGACCTCCAGCAAAGGCAGATAGGACTCGGTGATGGCCTCAAAGAGCCAGTTTTCCTCCAAAAATTTGGGGTGCTCTGGATGCCGTACAAACGGCAGATGCGCATGAAGAATGATGGCGTGGTAACCTAGCATGTTGTGTAGCCGAAATAAGATGTTGGATGCATCCCCCCAGACGTGCGCCCGGGGGGAGGATAAAACCTATGGTTGGGCAGCCTCAAAGATTTTCGGGCAGCGGCGGTTGCAAAGCAGGGTCTTGGGGATGCAGGCCGACTTCGCCCTGGTACTCGGTGCGCCGGGTAAAATGCAAATCGGCACCCCGTCCTTCCGATTTATCCGCGGAAACAGCGACGATGGGCAGGTCAAATTGACCGTCGGGAAGGGCAAACCGGTAGCTGAACGAGCCATCAGGGCGTAATTGAATGGGGCGGCCGGCGATGGTGACGGAGGCATCCGGCTCGGTGGCGCCATAGATTACCAGCTCGGCATTGACGTTAAACCAGAAGCCTTTGGGGCCGGCCGGCTGGCCCCCGAAGGGACTGGCCAGACTGGCCAAACTGATCGGCCCGGCAGGGCCAGCGGGTTGGGGAATGGCGGCCTGAGAGGCAAGCTCGTGGGCCAGGCGTCGCCGCACGAGTTCCGTGATTTCCAGGGAGCCAATCCAAACACGGCGCACCGCGTCGAGGGAAATGATTTGGGCCAGCGCCTTTTCCTGCTCAGGTGTCCACGTAGCAGGGAGCACAGCCCCGGGCACCTGCAGTTCTCGTGGCACGTTGCCGGTTTGCGCCGGGGCGGGGGCGTCGGTGGCTTGGGGTTGGACAATTTCCGCAATGGCCTGGGCGAGCGGCAGATGCTGGCGGGCGGCTTCTTTGACCACCTCAACCAGGCGTTCAAAGGGAACATCGGGAGGGACGGTGGCAAAGCGAGCCGAGACGTCGTCGGCCAGACTGTCTGGCGGGGTGAGGGTGGCTTCGGACTCGGCCACCTTCTGCCAGCGGCGCTGTTTGTTATAGTAGCCGAGCTGGGCAAAGTAACGCGCGCCGCCCTTGCCCACGTGCACAAACCAGTTGCGGGATTCGGGGTGCACGGCGACTTCGGTATGGGGGTGGTCCGAAATCTTGTCCAGAAAGACGCGCAAGGTGAGATGGCCCTCGGCGGCGCGGCGATTAAACCGGCGCAATTGTTCGGAGGTAAAGTCCCACCAGGCATACAGCCAATGCGGATCCCGAGCGGTCAGCAACAACATGCCGGTGCCGTAGGCTTCAGGCAGCTCGCCCGGTTCGCCCGCGGCTACGTGAGCGGGCGGC
This is a stretch of genomic DNA from Verrucomicrobiia bacterium. It encodes these proteins:
- a CDS encoding TMEM14 family protein, with protein sequence MTKIVLWIYVVLLVAGGFIGYLKAGSLISLVTSTAFAIPLALCALGILPMWVGRLLTAVLVGFFAFRLYKTGKFMPAGMMAVVSAIVLLLLFLL
- a CDS encoding response regulator transcription factor yields the protein MKVLLAEDDLASREMLETILKRMGLSVVSCPDGEMAWEALQAENRPLLAVLDWRMPGVDGDEICRRVRNVPALRHLYLILVTGLSQPEHIVAGLEAGANDYLTKPFNPVELEARVRVGLRVVQLQEELRTRIRELEQAMSHVKRLQGLLPICVMCKKVRNDDNYWQQVDAYFAEHANIRFNRALCPECAAREARKFE
- a CDS encoding DUF1957 domain-containing protein; translated protein: MLGYHAIILHAHLPFVRHPEHPKFLEENWLFEAITESYLPLLEVIQGWQRDGLNAPLTLNLSPTLCAMLRDSLLRSRYERHLNGLIELAEKEIHRTHWDRAFHELAWMYHHRLSRARELWQACQGDLVAAFARLQNEGRVELVACAATHALLPLLAQHPPSVRAQLLIGRDYYRECFGCEPRGVWLPECAYAPGVEKVLQEANIRWFILDTHGVLHAQPRPRYGVFAPLYTPNCIAAFGRDLDSARQVWSRHEGYPGDPRYRDFYRDIGYDLDFDYVRPYLPSPDLRGFTGFKYYQITGDTPHKLVYQPAAARDAAAAHAAHFLESRQKQIAELATVMDLPPLIVSPYDAELFGHWWYEGPQFLDFYVRKLCCDQHQIELITPSQYLRRHPTHQIATPSTSSWGEEGYCKLWLNESNQWILPHLHVAQERMTQLARRFPSAEGVTLRALQQAARELLLAQASDWPFILRTGTSPDYARRRVKDHLLRFIALHEQLTATRVSENYLKRLEGTDNLFPNLNHLYWA
- a CDS encoding DUF4912 domain-containing protein, whose product is MEGDVPPPPPAHGPGQKFALGPTPPPAHVAAGEPGELPEAYGTGMLLLTARDPHWLYAWWDFTSEQLRRFNRRAAEGHLTLRVFLDKISDHPHTEVAVHPESRNWFVHVGKGGARYFAQLGYYNKQRRWQKVAESEATLTPPDSLADDVSARFATVPPDVPFERLVEVVKEAARQHLPLAQAIAEIVQPQATDAPAPAQTGNVPRELQVPGAVLPATWTPEQEKALAQIISLDAVRRVWIGSLEITELVRRRLAHELASQAAIPQPAGPAGPISLASLASPFGGQPAGPKGFWFNVNAELVIYGATEPDASVTIAGRPIQLRPDGSFSYRFALPDGQFDLPIVAVSADKSEGRGADLHFTRRTEYQGEVGLHPQDPALQPPLPENL